A window of Sulfurimonas gotlandica GD1 contains these coding sequences:
- a CDS encoding FKBP-type peptidyl-prolyl cis-trans isomerase has protein sequence MLKLLPAVVGCLGLMVTSSVLGSTLNTQEEKASYTIGIQLGQQLLISKEDINLDAIKLGMKDMFSGTKPRLSNDEMRVAMVNYQKSKQVRELSMMKKFSNHNQKEGLAFLNANKTKPGVKTLASGLQYKVLKSGTGKVSPKSTDKVVTHYHGTLIDGTVFDSSYDRGEAVSFPVNAVIKGWTEALQKMKVGDKWQLVIPSALAYGEQGAPPSIGPDATLIFDVELLKIN, from the coding sequence ATGTTAAAACTACTACCTGCTGTTGTCGGTTGTTTAGGACTGATGGTTACATCAAGTGTGTTGGGAAGCACACTTAATACTCAAGAAGAAAAAGCTAGTTATACTATAGGTATTCAACTTGGACAACAACTCCTCATTTCTAAAGAAGACATCAATCTTGATGCTATCAAGCTTGGAATGAAAGATATGTTTTCTGGTACAAAACCCAGACTAAGCAATGACGAAATGCGTGTTGCAATGGTAAACTATCAAAAAAGCAAACAAGTAAGAGAACTCTCTATGATGAAAAAGTTCTCAAATCATAACCAAAAAGAGGGCTTGGCTTTTCTAAACGCAAATAAAACTAAACCTGGTGTTAAAACTCTAGCAAGCGGTCTTCAGTATAAAGTGCTTAAATCTGGAACTGGAAAAGTTTCTCCAAAGTCCACAGATAAAGTAGTTACTCACTATCATGGAACACTTATAGACGGAACTGTATTTGACAGCTCTTACGATCGCGGTGAAGCAGTAAGCTTTCCAGTAAATGCAGTTATAAAAGGCTGGACAGAGGCTCTACAAAAGATGAAAGTAGGAGATAAATGGCAACTTGTCATTCCATCTGCTCTAGCATACGGTGAGCAAGGTGCTCCTCCAAGTATAGGTCCGGATGCAACACTTATATTTGATGTAGAACTATTAAAAATAAACTAA
- a CDS encoding CmpA/NrtA family ABC transporter substrate-binding protein has translation MLKKIIGLGLGLSLVAASLLAAELEKKKLTIGFIALTDCAPIVIAEEKGFFKKYGLDVHVVKEGGGWPGIQQKVISGEYDFSHALAGMPIAATLGINGNANLQAVLSLDFNGNGITFGNNIIKEMKKYGMDETKRPLGSESLKKYIDAKHKAEGSSYQPLSFGMVHPVSTHNYELRYWMASSGIVPDRDTTIKPFPPPTMPSNLIAGNIEGYCVGEPWNERIVLKKKGSTLVTNYDIWNNNPEKVLQTRADFIEKNPETTKAVMKAILEAQMWLDASWENRKEAAIIMSKPNYVKAPVSVLEKSMTGTFQYSNYFLSTSFTHLFSLFI, from the coding sequence ATGCTAAAGAAAATAATAGGTTTAGGATTAGGATTGTCATTAGTTGCCGCTTCATTGTTGGCAGCAGAACTTGAGAAGAAAAAGTTAACTATAGGTTTTATAGCACTTACTGACTGTGCACCAATCGTAATTGCTGAAGAAAAAGGCTTTTTTAAGAAGTATGGTTTAGATGTTCATGTTGTTAAAGAGGGTGGCGGATGGCCTGGAATCCAGCAAAAGGTAATAAGCGGAGAGTATGACTTTTCACACGCTCTTGCAGGTATGCCAATCGCTGCAACGCTTGGCATCAACGGCAACGCTAATCTTCAAGCTGTACTTTCTCTTGATTTTAACGGTAATGGTATTACATTTGGAAATAACATCATTAAAGAGATGAAAAAATACGGAATGGATGAGACTAAACGTCCTCTTGGTTCTGAATCACTCAAAAAGTATATAGATGCAAAACATAAAGCTGAAGGTTCTTCGTATCAGCCTTTATCTTTTGGTATGGTTCACCCGGTTTCAACTCACAACTACGAGTTAAGATACTGGATGGCAAGTTCTGGAATAGTTCCTGATCGTGATACGACTATCAAACCTTTTCCTCCACCGACAATGCCTTCAAACTTGATTGCAGGAAACATTGAGGGTTACTGTGTTGGTGAGCCTTGGAATGAGAGAATTGTTCTAAAGAAAAAAGGTTCTACTCTTGTAACTAACTACGATATCTGGAACAACAACCCTGAGAAAGTTCTACAGACTCGTGCTGACTTTATAGAGAAAAATCCAGAGACTACAAAAGCTGTAATGAAAGCAATTTTAGAAGCTCAGATGTGGCTGGATGCTTCATGGGAAAACCGCAAAGAAGCGGCAATAATCATGAGTAAACCAAACTATGTAAAAGCTCCTGTATCTGTGTTAGAAAAATCAATGACTGGTACATTTCAGTACTCGAACTATTTTCTCTCTACCAGCTTTACCCATCTCTTCTCTCTGTTCATCTGA
- the ntrB gene encoding nitrate ABC transporter permease, which yields MNKETVKKIVLPLLVLLFVIQFWSGLAHVVADFPTPSDTYVAAFGGVNADGDEITGVLADPFYVNNQDDKGIFWQIIASLKRVFAGFVLAILVGVPIGLFVGMSKSAQYALNPFIQIFKPVSPLAWLPLLLFIFQDINMTAISTIFITSIWPIIINTALGVKSVSEDYMNVAKVLRFSPLEKIVQIILPVSVPYIFTGMRLSLGIAWLVIVAAEMLTGGIGIGFWIWDEYNNLNYHNIIIGIIVVGLIGYFLDLIMGRLADYFDYTKKGRA from the coding sequence ATGAATAAAGAAACAGTTAAAAAAATTGTACTGCCTCTATTGGTCTTACTATTTGTAATCCAATTCTGGTCTGGGTTAGCACATGTTGTAGCAGATTTTCCAACACCAAGTGATACTTATGTAGCAGCTTTTGGTGGAGTGAATGCAGACGGAGATGAAATAACTGGTGTTTTAGCAGATCCATTTTATGTAAACAATCAAGATGACAAAGGTATATTTTGGCAGATAATAGCATCACTTAAGAGAGTTTTTGCAGGATTTGTTTTAGCGATTCTCGTCGGTGTTCCTATCGGTCTGTTTGTAGGGATGAGTAAGAGTGCTCAGTATGCACTAAACCCTTTCATACAGATATTTAAACCTGTTTCACCCCTAGCATGGCTACCACTGCTTCTATTTATATTTCAAGATATAAATATGACAGCTATTTCGACTATTTTTATAACATCTATTTGGCCTATTATCATAAATACGGCTCTTGGTGTTAAGAGTGTAAGTGAAGACTATATGAATGTTGCAAAAGTTCTTAGGTTCTCTCCATTAGAGAAGATCGTTCAAATTATACTGCCTGTTTCGGTTCCATATATCTTTACGGGGATGAGACTATCTCTTGGTATCGCATGGTTAGTTATTGTAGCAGCTGAGATGTTAACAGGTGGTATAGGTATCGGTTTTTGGATTTGGGATGAATATAACAACCTCAACTATCACAACATCATCATCGGTATTATCGTAGTCGGTCTTATTGGTTACTTTTTAGACTTGATTATGGGAAGACTTGCAGATTATTTTGATTATACAAAGAAAGGTAGAGCGTAA
- a CDS encoding ABC transporter ATP-binding protein: protein MSKFLSLENIEKRFPIPGKDDYVAVTDVNLEIKENEIISIIGHSGCGKSTLLNMISGLDAQTEGHILLENKHVDGPGPERAVVFQNHSLLPWLSVYQNIEMAVKKVMPELSSAELRERVEKFVSMVNLDHAKDKLPNEISGGMKQRVGIARALSIKPKVLLMDEPFGALDSLTRANLQEHLMRIQQNVKNTVIIITHDIDEAVLLSDRVIMMTNGPDATIGEILEVNLKRPRNRVELQSDPEYIRCREAILSFLYEKFAKDDE, encoded by the coding sequence ATGAGTAAATTTTTAAGCCTAGAAAATATTGAAAAAAGATTTCCGATTCCGGGAAAAGATGACTACGTAGCTGTAACAGATGTAAATCTTGAAATTAAAGAGAATGAAATCATCTCTATCATCGGACATAGTGGATGTGGTAAGAGTACTCTTTTAAACATGATCTCAGGTCTGGATGCACAGACTGAAGGACATATTCTTTTAGAAAACAAACATGTAGATGGTCCGGGACCAGAGCGTGCAGTTGTTTTTCAAAACCACTCACTTCTACCTTGGCTTAGTGTTTATCAGAACATTGAGATGGCTGTAAAAAAGGTTATGCCTGAGCTGAGTTCGGCAGAGCTTAGAGAGAGAGTTGAAAAGTTTGTATCTATGGTAAATCTAGACCATGCAAAAGACAAACTGCCAAACGAGATAAGTGGTGGTATGAAACAGCGTGTCGGTATTGCCAGAGCACTCTCTATAAAGCCTAAAGTTCTTCTGATGGATGAACCTTTTGGAGCGCTAGACTCTCTTACTCGTGCAAATCTGCAAGAGCATCTGATGAGAATCCAGCAAAATGTTAAAAACACTGTAATCATAATTACACACGATATTGATGAAGCTGTACTTCTTAGTGACAGAGTTATTATGATGACAAATGGTCCGGATGCAACTATCGGAGAGATATTAGAAGTAAATCTTAAACGTCCAAGAAACAGAGTTGAACTACAGAGTGATCCGGAGTATATCAGATGCCGTGAAGCGATACTAAGCTTCTTGTATGAAAAATTTGCAAAAGATGATGAATAA
- a CDS encoding bifunctional protein-serine/threonine kinase/phosphatase, which yields MQNNNIKTSGFSLAKGKDLTGDDFYDIKSIGNLTVGIVCDGVGSADAGAEAAQRVTTYLMNNFKIRPKTWSIEKSINTFIKSINAILYEESILNYERTELVTTLTIVVIEGNKLYGANVGDSRVYLYRDKSINQLSIDHAMEESGYENVLTQAIGIDKEVEPYYFENIIQKDDKILLCSDGLYTLMSENRLETGISNGASYLVKKASKLVENNLPDDTTAVVIEISEANEVEKLKHQKVEIPKSLKKAQVIDGYTLLKSLIQNERTWLCTKKTKQYVVKFAPTEAIDDEIILDLFVKEAWNAKRLKANFFPKAVIPKNRTARYYVMQLFHGEDLDSYLSHKQITIDDAVELASTLLDMSQFLLKYDLVHGDIKPPNVMIAKDNDENLEFKIIDFGSITEIFSKNTRAGTPSFLSPERFKGEAISESSEIFSIGVTLYLALTGKYPYGEIEPFQTPAFKQAKKPSFYNNNIPDWLDSVILRSITIDKELRYEHYSEMNYELKRPKKVKPFFPKDATLIERSPLTFYKSGFIIMLLINFALLIWMNS from the coding sequence ATGCAAAACAACAACATCAAAACATCAGGTTTTTCACTTGCAAAAGGTAAAGACTTAACGGGTGATGATTTTTACGACATTAAAAGTATCGGCAACTTGACTGTAGGTATAGTCTGTGATGGTGTTGGAAGTGCAGATGCAGGTGCAGAGGCTGCACAAAGAGTTACGACTTATCTAATGAACAACTTTAAAATTCGCCCAAAAACATGGAGTATCGAGAAGTCTATAAACACTTTTATAAAATCCATAAATGCTATTCTTTATGAAGAATCAATTCTAAACTATGAGAGAACTGAGCTTGTTACGACTCTTACTATTGTAGTCATAGAAGGCAACAAACTCTACGGTGCAAATGTTGGAGACTCCAGAGTTTATCTCTATAGAGACAAAAGCATTAACCAACTATCTATTGATCATGCTATGGAAGAATCAGGATATGAAAATGTCCTAACACAGGCCATTGGAATTGACAAAGAGGTAGAGCCTTACTACTTTGAAAATATCATCCAAAAAGATGACAAAATACTTCTATGCAGTGATGGGCTATACACTCTTATGAGTGAGAACCGTCTTGAGACTGGCATCTCTAACGGAGCTTCCTATCTAGTAAAAAAAGCTTCTAAACTAGTAGAAAACAATCTACCAGATGACACAACTGCCGTAGTTATTGAAATATCAGAAGCTAATGAGGTAGAAAAACTAAAACATCAAAAGGTAGAGATTCCCAAGAGTCTAAAAAAAGCTCAAGTGATTGACGGTTACACTCTTCTAAAGTCACTTATACAAAATGAGAGGACTTGGCTTTGTACCAAAAAAACCAAACAATATGTAGTTAAGTTTGCTCCAACTGAGGCGATTGATGATGAGATTATCCTAGACCTCTTCGTAAAAGAGGCATGGAACGCAAAAAGACTAAAAGCCAACTTCTTTCCAAAAGCTGTTATACCTAAAAACAGAACTGCCCGTTACTATGTAATGCAACTCTTTCATGGTGAAGATTTAGACTCATATCTCTCTCATAAACAGATAACTATCGATGATGCAGTTGAGTTGGCATCTACACTTCTAGACATGTCACAGTTTTTACTAAAGTATGACCTAGTTCACGGAGACATCAAACCTCCAAATGTTATGATAGCAAAAGATAACGATGAGAACTTAGAGTTTAAAATCATTGACTTTGGAAGTATTACAGAGATTTTTTCTAAAAACACAAGAGCGGGGACTCCTAGTTTTCTTTCCCCCGAGAGATTTAAAGGAGAGGCAATAAGTGAGTCTAGTGAGATATTTTCTATCGGCGTTACACTATATCTAGCTTTAACTGGAAAATATCCTTATGGAGAGATAGAACCTTTTCAGACACCAGCTTTTAAGCAGGCAAAAAAACCAAGCTTCTATAACAACAACATTCCTGATTGGCTAGACAGTGTCATACTTCGCTCAATCACTATAGATAAAGAGCTTAGATACGAGCACTATTCTGAGATGAACTATGAGCTTAAACGTCCAAAAAAAGTCAAACCTTTCTTCCCTAAAGATGCCACTCTAATAGAACGTTCACCTCTTACTTTTTACAAGAGCGGATTTATCATAATGTTACTCATAAACTTCGCTTTACTCATTTGGATGAACTCTTAA
- a CDS encoding NAD-glutamate dehydrogenase domain-containing protein, with protein MQSSSMNAVFSSLLSKKDLTISDELLKSIMEKGIITQIMDDDKQPSINIFANKQLYLSSVVPVLHDFGFIIIDEVAYKINKDEHEVYINRFNLKMDDTKNLRESKYNIENVISDSLSGSILPRCRLFSLVYNQNLSIRKVLLLRAMIEYIDQAVIALNQEAILHTIAIYPNISKLFVEYFIAKFDPLLDKREKIMKDFELKIEEKIKDVPNIMDDKILKLTYALIKNLLRTNYFLNNPAISFKIDTASYSENLKGLQPKIEAFVYHPDFSGLHLRMSKISRGGLRWSERHEDYRQEIKSLMITQEGKNSIIIPDGAKGGFVIKKEASTITKDVFKTIYSAFINNMLDLVDNMVDGKIVRHENIIAYDGDDSYFVVAADKGTAAMSDVANEIAVSRGYWLGDAFASGGSNGFGHKELGITARGSLMSSERFFIQRGIDIQKESITMVGIGSMNGDVFGNGLLYSKKFKLLAAVSHKEIFIDPDPDIERSFEERSRLFTAKNGSWSAYNKELISQGGGVFLRSQKSIELSAEIKKMIGTTKKALSGEELAKKVLMMKVDMLFNGGVGTYVKSSDESNLDLGDKQNEAVRLDASELKAKVVCEGGNLGFTQKARIEYAKNGGEINIDGIDNAAGVNTSDHEVNLKILLNIIKSKDLLDEKEANQTLQNLTEQVVNLVLWSNYHQALAISRDSSLSKRYLDDFLSSIEVLETNLSSFSRAEYYIPKNENMHEILCAEGSIVRPILSSIISYSKIFIKTVLLDSKLIDETFANQFLFKYFPKSFLAAYEHEIIHHPLRREIIATMMADTIVNLQGATFIADYNRRGKESFLLKIKSYLITNQLFDANDIRFEIYRNDFKMDIKLQYKLLDDIERTLGFSTRWMLKYLSKHKVDVNHILDYKADLFKILGNMNEDNIVKILDDNHQFNLFFSAIDYLKFAVAAIMVKENSFHTFNNVAILFYLVVNEFKILEMITSLNTIEITSGSQKVLRHQILQYIEYIVVHYTEQVLEFQRVNETPQDAFKNYMENEKDDFEDIQNNIKFFMSKEVKSIEEVSITVNQIMTSLI; from the coding sequence ATGCAATCATCTTCTATGAACGCAGTTTTTTCAAGTCTTTTATCTAAAAAAGATCTAACTATCAGTGATGAGCTTCTAAAAAGTATTATGGAAAAAGGAATCATCACTCAGATAATGGATGATGATAAACAGCCTTCTATAAATATATTTGCCAACAAACAATTATATCTCTCGTCAGTTGTACCTGTCTTGCATGATTTTGGTTTTATTATAATCGATGAAGTCGCTTATAAGATAAATAAAGATGAACATGAAGTCTATATCAACAGATTTAACCTTAAAATGGATGATACTAAAAATCTTAGAGAGTCAAAATATAATATTGAAAATGTAATATCTGACTCTCTAAGTGGTAGTATTCTTCCAAGATGCAGACTCTTCTCACTAGTTTATAATCAAAATCTATCAATCAGAAAAGTACTTCTTCTTCGTGCTATGATTGAGTATATAGACCAAGCTGTAATAGCTCTAAATCAAGAAGCTATTTTACACACTATAGCCATCTATCCTAATATTTCTAAACTATTTGTAGAATATTTCATAGCTAAGTTTGACCCGCTGTTGGACAAACGCGAAAAAATTATGAAAGATTTTGAACTAAAGATTGAAGAAAAAATAAAAGACGTTCCAAATATTATGGACGATAAGATTTTAAAACTCACTTATGCTTTGATTAAAAACCTTCTAAGAACAAACTACTTTTTAAACAATCCGGCTATCTCATTTAAGATAGACACTGCGTCCTATTCTGAAAATCTAAAAGGTCTACAACCAAAGATAGAAGCCTTTGTATACCATCCTGACTTTAGCGGTCTGCATCTTAGAATGAGCAAAATTAGTCGTGGTGGACTTAGATGGAGTGAGAGACATGAAGACTACCGTCAAGAGATAAAATCACTTATGATTACCCAAGAAGGGAAGAACTCTATCATCATCCCTGATGGAGCCAAAGGCGGATTTGTTATAAAAAAAGAAGCATCTACTATCACTAAAGATGTGTTTAAAACCATCTATAGCGCTTTTATAAACAACATGCTGGATTTAGTTGATAACATGGTAGATGGAAAAATTGTAAGACATGAAAACATCATAGCTTATGACGGTGATGATTCATACTTTGTTGTAGCTGCAGACAAAGGAACCGCTGCTATGAGTGATGTAGCAAATGAGATAGCAGTGAGTCGTGGTTACTGGCTCGGAGATGCATTTGCCAGCGGTGGTAGTAACGGCTTTGGACATAAAGAGCTAGGCATCACAGCTCGTGGTTCTCTTATGTCATCTGAGAGATTTTTTATCCAACGTGGAATAGATATTCAAAAAGAGTCTATTACTATGGTAGGTATCGGAAGTATGAATGGTGATGTTTTTGGAAATGGACTGCTCTATTCTAAAAAATTTAAACTTTTGGCTGCCGTATCTCACAAAGAGATATTTATAGATCCAGACCCTGATATAGAGAGAAGTTTTGAGGAGCGTTCACGACTATTTACTGCAAAAAACGGTAGCTGGAGTGCGTACAACAAAGAACTTATTTCACAAGGCGGAGGAGTCTTTCTACGTTCACAAAAAAGTATAGAACTCTCTGCTGAGATAAAAAAGATGATAGGAACAACAAAAAAAGCTCTCAGTGGTGAAGAGTTAGCCAAAAAAGTCTTGATGATGAAAGTAGATATGCTCTTTAACGGTGGCGTCGGAACTTATGTCAAAAGCTCAGATGAATCAAACCTAGACTTAGGTGATAAACAAAATGAAGCGGTTAGACTAGATGCAAGTGAACTAAAAGCAAAAGTTGTATGTGAAGGTGGAAATCTTGGTTTTACTCAAAAAGCACGTATTGAGTATGCAAAAAACGGTGGAGAGATAAATATAGACGGTATTGATAATGCTGCCGGTGTAAACACTTCAGACCATGAAGTAAATCTCAAAATCCTTCTAAACATCATAAAATCAAAAGACCTTTTAGATGAGAAAGAAGCTAATCAGACTTTGCAAAACTTAACAGAGCAAGTAGTAAATCTGGTTCTTTGGAGTAACTACCATCAAGCTCTTGCAATCTCTCGAGATTCTAGCCTAAGCAAACGATATCTTGATGATTTTTTATCTAGCATCGAAGTCTTGGAGACTAATTTATCTAGTTTTTCAAGAGCGGAGTATTACATTCCAAAAAATGAGAATATGCATGAGATTTTATGTGCTGAAGGTTCTATAGTTAGACCTATTCTAAGTTCAATTATCTCCTACTCAAAAATATTTATAAAAACTGTCTTACTTGATTCTAAGCTTATAGATGAGACATTTGCAAATCAGTTTCTCTTTAAGTACTTTCCAAAATCTTTTCTTGCTGCTTATGAGCATGAAATAATACACCATCCCCTGCGCCGTGAGATAATTGCTACAATGATGGCAGACACTATTGTAAATCTTCAAGGTGCTACTTTTATTGCTGACTACAACAGAAGAGGAAAAGAGAGTTTCTTGCTAAAAATAAAATCTTACCTCATCACAAACCAGCTCTTTGATGCTAATGACATTAGATTTGAGATATATAGAAACGATTTTAAAATGGACATTAAACTACAGTACAAGCTTCTCGATGATATAGAGCGTACGCTTGGATTTAGTACAAGATGGATGCTAAAATACCTCAGCAAACACAAAGTAGATGTAAATCATATACTAGATTATAAAGCAGACCTCTTTAAAATTCTTGGTAACATGAATGAAGACAACATTGTAAAAATCCTAGATGACAATCATCAGTTCAACCTCTTCTTCAGCGCAATTGATTATTTGAAATTTGCTGTTGCTGCAATAATGGTCAAAGAGAACTCTTTTCATACATTTAACAACGTTGCCATACTCTTTTATCTAGTAGTTAATGAGTTTAAAATACTAGAGATGATTACATCGCTAAACACTATAGAGATAACATCTGGTTCTCAGAAAGTTCTAAGACATCAAATACTTCAATACATAGAGTATATAGTCGTTCACTATACAGAGCAGGTTTTAGAGTTTCAAAGAGTAAACGAGACACCTCAAGATGCTTTTAAGAACTACATGGAAAATGAGAAAGATGATTTTGAAGATATACAAAACAACATCAAGTTTTTTATGTCAAAAGAGGTAAAAAGCATAGAAGAAGTAAGTATAACTGTTAATCAGATTATGACCTCTTTGATTTAG
- a CDS encoding trypsin-like peptidase domain-containing protein, which produces MNTQALLETYIDNIIQIMTPYGTGTGFIIDDLIITNSHVVSGLKEVVISSKQVKRVIAQVVYDDPDYDLAFIKTVFKAPKNPLKLSTTPVNNGDITVAIGHPYGLNYTATEGIVSKASRLYEDLEYIQIDAAINPGNSGGPLLNIHGEVTGVNTFIIQNANNLGFALPYFYVQESLKNFKDVDAANIIKCPSCKNLIHEKDIKNDYCSECGTKLEVAYQRRTGYNPTGSTKLLEEILTSLDVNVTLARRSQASWRVDHGSARIEINYYENGIIIGDSKLCRIPKENIGAIYDYMLSENEKLTYLQFSINENSIYLSYLIVDSSLTLKEGKIALERLFKLSDKYDEILINKFKAIKLKRDEEDE; this is translated from the coding sequence GTGAATACTCAAGCACTTTTAGAGACTTACATTGATAACATCATTCAGATAATGACGCCCTACGGCACTGGCACAGGTTTTATTATTGATGATTTGATTATTACAAACTCGCATGTTGTCAGCGGACTAAAAGAAGTCGTAATCAGCTCTAAACAGGTTAAAAGAGTTATTGCTCAAGTTGTCTATGACGATCCTGATTATGATTTGGCATTTATAAAAACAGTGTTTAAAGCACCGAAGAATCCGCTAAAACTATCCACAACACCGGTGAACAACGGTGATATTACTGTTGCAATAGGACATCCTTACGGATTAAACTACACAGCAACAGAAGGTATTGTCTCAAAGGCTTCAAGACTTTATGAAGATTTGGAATACATTCAAATAGATGCAGCCATCAACCCTGGAAACAGTGGTGGACCACTTCTAAATATTCATGGAGAAGTTACAGGAGTAAATACCTTCATCATACAAAATGCAAACAACTTAGGCTTTGCTCTTCCCTACTTCTATGTCCAAGAGAGCCTTAAAAACTTCAAAGATGTAGATGCCGCAAACATCATCAAATGCCCTTCATGTAAAAATCTAATTCATGAAAAAGATATAAAAAATGACTACTGTTCAGAGTGTGGAACTAAACTAGAAGTCGCCTACCAAAGAAGAACTGGTTACAACCCAACTGGATCCACAAAACTTCTAGAAGAGATACTTACTTCTCTTGATGTAAACGTCACTCTTGCAAGACGCTCACAAGCTTCTTGGAGAGTAGACCATGGCAGCGCAAGAATAGAGATTAACTATTATGAAAATGGAATTATAATAGGTGATTCAAAACTATGCAGAATCCCAAAAGAAAATATAGGTGCCATTTATGACTATATGCTAAGTGAAAATGAAAAGCTCACTTACCTGCAGTTTTCCATAAATGAAAACAGCATCTATCTCTCTTATCTGATTGTTGATTCTTCATTGACACTAAAAGAGGGTAAGATAGCGCTAGAGAGACTCTTTAAACTATCAGACAAATACGATGAAATCCTAATTAACAAATTTAAAGCCATAAAACTAAAACGAGACGAGGAAGATGAATAA